ATCTTGCCGCTGGCCAGGTAGCGCGGGTCGGGGGCGAAGAAGGCGATGCTGTTGTAGCCCCAGTAGTTGGTCATGCCCTTGTGCAGCAGGTGCTGGTCGTTGACGAAGGCGTGGATCGGCAGCAGCTCCACCGACGACACCCCGAGCTTGCGGATGTGCTCCAGCACGTCGTCCACCATCAGCCCGGCGAAGCTGCCCCGCAGGTTCTCGGGCACCGAAGGGTGGCGCATGGTGAAGCCGCGCACATGGGTCTCGTAGATGATGGTCTTGTCCCAGGGCACGCTGACCCGCTGGTCGTTGCCCCAGGTGTGGGCCGGGTCGATGACCTTGCACTTGGGCACGAAGGGCGCGCTGTCGCGCTCGTCGAAACTGAGGTCGGCATCTGGGTGGCCGATGGTGTAGCCGAACAGCGCCTCGGACCATTTCAGCTCGCCCACCAGTTGCTTGGCATAGGGGTCGATCAGCAGTTTGTTGGGGTTGAAACGGTGCCCGTTGGCCGGGTCGTAGGGGCCGTGCACGCGGTAGCCGTAGATCAGCCCCGGGTGAGCGTCGGGCAGGTAGCCGTGGAAGATTTCGTCGGTGTATTCCGGAAGTTCGATGCGTTCGAGTTCCACTTCGCCGGCATCATCGAACACACAGAGCTCGACCTTGGTGGCATTGGCCGAGAACAGCGCGAAGTTGACCCCCAGGCCGTCCCAGGTGGCGCCGAGGGGGAAGGGCAGGCCTTCACGAATGCGCGAGGGTTCGCTCTCGGGAGTGGCGGCGGGCTGCTTGGATCTGCTCATGGTTGCTCCTGCAGTGAGACGGTGACGGGCCGGGCCCTTTCTTCAGGGCGAGCGCGACCCTTATGGCGCGCGGGCGCGCCACGGGTTGACGAGGACGAGATGGCCGGCGGGTGTCAGTTGGCCGGCGGTTTGCGCGGCGCCCGGGGCTTCTTCGCCGCCGCGGGTTTTTCTCCCGGGGGCACTACCACGGCGGCGGCCGACTTGGCCTTGGGCTTGGCCGCGCTCTTGGCGGCGGGCTTTCCGGTCGCAGGCTTGGCCTTGCCGGCCTTGGGTGGCGTGCTTGGAGCCAGGGCTTCGGCCTCGGCGAGCTTGCGGGCCATGTCCCAGTGCCGGGCTTCCTGGCCCTCCGGCTTACCTTCCGACTCCCAGATCTGATAAGCGAATTCACGAATGCGTTTGTCGTCGGTACTCATCGCAATGCTCCTGGACTGAATTCAAGGTTGAATCAAAAGGTTGAGCGCAAAGTCTTGCAGTGCGGCGCTAAGCATCAGCTCCCTGTGGGGTGTGACTGCCACCGTGGAAAAAAGTCCATTCAGCTTTTGCCCCGAGGCGTCGAACGGTAGCTGCACCCGGGTATCGCCCCACAGCGGCCCCTCGATCAAGGGCATTGCGCGATCTCCCAGGAGGCCGGCGACCTGCACCGGCACTATCACCACTGCCCGTTGTGCACCGTGCTCGCGCATGAACGCCAGGACCCGCCCGGCATGTTGGCCAAGCACCGGCAGCGGCTGGTAGCGGCCCCGGCGAAACAGCTCCGGGTACTGGCCGCGCAGGTTCAGGGTGCGGGCGATCAAGGCTTGCTTGATGCGTCCGTCGTGCCACTGGGCCAGCCACTGGCGCGGTTCGCCGCTGCGCTCCAGGGCCGCCTGCCGGGCCGGGTAATCCACCGGCCGGCGGTTATCCGGGTCCACCAGGCTGAAATCCCAGAACTCGTTGCCCTGGTACAGGTCGGGGACCCCAGGCACGGTCATGCGCAGCAAGGTTTGCGCCAGGCTGTTGAGGGCGCCCGCCGGGGCAATGGCCCGGGCCGCCGCGGCAATCGACTGGCGCAATGCCAGGCCCTGGGGCGCCAGCAGCAGGGCCTGGACAAAGGCCTGCACGGCCTCTTCGTATTCTGCGTTGGGCGCCGCCCAGCTGCTTTGCAGCTTGGCCTCGCGCAGGGCCTTGAGCTGCCATTGCCAGATCCTTTGTCCATAGCCTTGCAGGGCCGCCTGATCCTCGGCAGCCAGTTCCAGGGGCCAACTGCCCAGCAGGGTCTGGTAAAGGATCAATTCGTCCCCCGCCGAAGGCGCATCCGCCTGCTGGCGCAGGGGCGCGGCCAGGGTGCGCCAGTGCTCTACCTGGGCGGCATACCAGGGGGCCCGTTCGCTGAGTACCGCCAGGCGCGCGCGGCTGTCCTCGCCCCGTTTGTGGTCGTGGGTGGCGCTGGTCAGCAGGTTGTCGGGGAAGCTGGCCAGGCGTTGCTGGCAGGCCGTGTGGAAGGCGGTGATCGGCGCACTGAACTGTTCGCTGTTGAAGCCCACGTCGTTGCGCGCCAGCAGTACCGCCGAGCGGTAGAAGGCGGTGTCTTCCACGGCCTTGGCCGCGGCGGGCGAAGTCAGTTGCTGGAAACGCACGCAGGCGTGGCGCAGCAGCTTGCGCCCACGGCCCGGTGGCTGCTGGCGCCAGCCCTGGCCGCCGAGCCAGCGCTCCAGGCAGTCGAGCACCGGCCTGTCGGCCTCGCCCAGGCTCTGTCGCGCGCCGTCCAGGGCCTGCTGGAACAACTGCTGGTCCTGCTGCCCGCGGCCACAGGCGCTGATATAGGTGCGGTACACCGGGAAGTGCACGATCAGTTCCTGCAAGGCGCGGCGGATGGCCCCCAGGGTCAGGTCGCGGCTCATCAGGTCCAGGCGAGCCACCTGCAACAGGGCCTGGGCCACGCTTTCAAAATCGCTGGCCAGGGAGCCGTTGAGAATCTGCTGACGGGCCAGCAGTGCCTCTTCGGCGAACGCCGCGGGGCGCTGGCTGTGCCGGCTCCACAGTTCGGCCAGCACCGGCTGGCCTGCAGGGGCCTGCTGCAGCAGCGACAGTTGGTTCATGAACTCATAGCCGGTGCTGCCATCCACGCCCCAGTCGCGGTGCAGGGTTTCCCCGGCGCCGAGGATCTTCTCGACGTAGATCGGCAGGTGCTGGCCCGGGCGCAGGCGGTCGATCCGGCGCCGCAGCTTGCGGCAATAGCTGCGAGGGTCGGCCAGACCGTCGATATGGTCGATGCGCAGGCCGTCCACCAGGCCACGCTGGATCAGCTCGAAGATCTTGCCGTGGGTGGCTTCGAACACCGCCGGGCGCTCGACCCGCAGCCCGCCCAGCTCGTTGACGTCGAAGAAGCGTCGCCAGTTGATGTCGTCGGCGGCGGTGCGCCAGCTGGCCAGGCGATAGCTCTGTTGCTCCAGCAGATGGTGCAGGCGCTGGAAACCTTCGTCGTGGCGTGAGTCGTAGCCTTGCAGGTGGGCGGTGACGGCCTGGTGCAGCGCCGGTTGCTGCAACAGTTGGCCCAGGGCCTGCTGCAGCGGTTGTGCCTGGGCGTGGGCGTCGCCGCTGAAACGCAGGGCGGCAAAGCTGTCGGCCAGGGGCTTGAGGGCCTGGGCGGCATCCGGCGGGCCGGCGAGGCGCAGCAGTTCCCCGAAGTCGGCGGGGCAGATGGGGAAACAGTGTTCATAGTGGCGAACATGGAAACCGCAGCGATCGTCGTCCAGCTGCAGTTGCAGGCTGCCTTCCTGCAAGGCCTGCCCATAGTCGCTGCCGAGGAAGGGCAGCAACAACTGGCCTTCCATCAGCGGGTCCGGGGAATGCCACTGGATATCGAAGAACTCACCGTACGGGCTCAGGCGCCCCCATTGCAGCAGGTCCAGCCACCAGGGGTTGTCATTGCCGCCCACCGCCATGTGGTTGGAGACGATATCCAGGATCAGGCCCATGCCGTGCTGGCGCAGGGCATCCACCAGCCGTACCAGGGCCGCCTCGCCCCCCAGCTCGGGGTTGACCCGGGTGGGGTCCACCACGTCGTAGCCGTGCATGGAACCGGCCCGCGCGCAGAGCAGTGGCGAGGCGTAGAGGTGGCTGAGGCCCAGGCCGGCGAAGTAGGGCACCAGGGGCAGCGCATGATCCAGGGTGAAGCCCTGGTGAAATTGCAGGCGCAGGGTGGCCCGTGGCATTGGCGTGGCTGGCGGGCTCATCGGTCACGCTCCAGGGCCTGCTGCCGGGCACAGGCCAGCAGCTCCAGGCGCCGCGCCGCGTCGCTGTCGTCCAGCAGGCGCCGGCTGGCAGTGGCCAGGCGCCGGCGCCAGTTGGGGTGGCTGTCGAGGGTGCCGGGCAGGTTGGCCTGTTCGTCGATGCCCAGGGCGTCCTCCAGGGGCAGCAGCACTAGGGGCGCCCGGGTGTGGCCGAGGAAACGCACGCTGGCGTCTACCACCTGGTCGGCCTCGTGGCTTTCCTCGCGAAAGTTCTGCGGGTCCTGGGCCAGGGCGTGGCGCAGGCCGTTGCGTTCGTGCTGGCGGTGTTCGCGCCAGTGCCGCGCCGCCGCTTCGTCCACCAGGCCCAGGCGCTGGTTCCAGTCGATATCGCGGCCATGCCACCAGCCGTTGAGGGTCGGCAGGTCATGGGTGCTGGTGGTGGCCAGGGCATTGTCCGGCCAGTCGAGGATGGGCTTGAAGTGGCAGCCGTGGTCCTGTTCGAACAAAAGCACACGCATGCCGAGCATGGCCCGGGCGGCAAGTTTTTCCCGCAGCCCGTCGGGCACTGTGCCCAGGTCTTCGCCCAGCACTATGGCCTGGTGGCGATGGGATTCCAGGGTCAGCAGGCGCAGCAGGTCGTCCACCGGGTAATAGAGGTAGGCGCCATCGCTGGGGGGCGCGCCCAGGGGAATCACCCACAGCCGTTGCAGGCCCATCACATGGTCGATGCGCAGGCCCCCGGCATGGGCGAAGTTGGCCCTGAGCATTTCGATGAAGGCGCGGAAACCGTGGCGTTGCAGGCCTTCCGGGGAAAAGGCCGATATCCCCCAGCTCTGGCCCTGGCGGTTGAGGATGTCCGGTGGCGCGCCCACCGTCAGGTTGGCCAGTAACTGCTCCTGCCGGCTCCAGGCCTGGCTGCCGCCGCCGTCGGCGCCCACCGCCAGGTCGGCGATCAGGCCGATGCCCATGCCGCCGCTGCGGGCCGCGCTTTGCGCTCGCTCCAGGCTGCGGGCGATCAGCCACTGGCAAAAGGCATGGAAGCCGATTTCGTGGGCCTGTTCATCGGCGAAATGAGCCAGGGCCGGACTGGCCGGATCACGCCATTGCGGCGGCCAGTGACGCCAGTCCAGGTCCTCGCCACGGGCGGCGCGCTGGGCCTGGATGGCTTCGAAGCGGCAGTGGTTTTCCAGGGCCTCGCCGGCTGCCCGGCGGTAGCTGGCGAAGTCCTCGTGCAGCGGGTGCTCGCCCTGGCAGAAGCCTTCATACAGCGCCCGCAGTGCCTGCAACTTGGCCTGGGCCGCCAGGGGCCAGTCGATCAGCGGCAACTGTTCCAGGTCCTGCAGTTGTTCGCCCAGGCCACAGGCTTCGATCGCGGTGCGCCAGGCGCGGTCGCCGAGGATCGCGCCAGGGGCGGCATACAGGCTGTTGAGGAACAGCCGGCTGGAAGGCGAATAGGGGCTGTAGCGCAGCGGGTCGCTGCTGAACATGGCGTGCAGCGGGCTGATGGCCAGGGCATCGGCACCGCGTTCGGCGGCCTGGCGCGCCAGTTCTTCCAAGGCCTGGGTATCGCCGAAACCGCCATCGCCGGGGCGGCGCAGGGCGTACAGCTGCACGCTGAGGCCCCAGGCCCGCGGGGTGGGCTGGTGCACGGCGTCGGCCACGCTGAAGCAGCGTTCGGGGGCCACTGCCAGGACAAAGTGTTCGTCGTCGATACTCACGGCGTGGTAACCCACCGGAATCGAGCCCGGCAGCCGGCTCTCGGCATCCAGGTCCAGGTGCAGCGGGCTGCCATCCTCCAGCCGCAGGACACAGGCCGTGTGCGGGGGGAAGTAGCGCGCCAGGTCCAGGCTCTGGCCGTGGTCGGCGGTCAGCAGCGGTGGCAGGTGCCGGCTCTGTTGCACCCCTTGCAATTGCAGCAGGCTCTGTTCGACCTGCTGCGGGTCTTCGGCCGGATGCCCCAGGCCGGCCAGGACAGCCCGCAGGACCCGGTCCTCGACCTTCTGGGCACGGCCGTTGGCATCGATCCAGTCCACTGCCAGGCCGGCGCGGCTGGCAAGCAGTTCCAGTTGCGCATCGCTCATAGGCATTCTCCATCTGGGTCGGTCGGGGAAGAGGTGGGGGCCAGCAGCACCAGCACGCTGTAGGCAGGCAGTTGGCCCTGGCACCAGTGCTTGAGGGTGTGCGGCGGATATTCGAAGCACAGCTGCGGTGCGGCCTCGGCGGCCAGTTCGACCTGATGCGGGCCGAGGTTGAGGTCGATGCGCAACAGGCTGCCGTCCCCCAGGCGCCAGCGCGCACTCAGGGCGCCCTCGGCCAGTACCTGGCAGCCCAGGGCTCGGGCGCCGGGCAGGCGCGGAACCAGCTCTCGGCGGCGGATCTGCAACAGGCTGCGGTACAGCTCGCGGGTGGCCTCGGCCTGTCGGGACTGGGCCCGTGGGCGTGAGGCCTGGAAGGTCGAGGCGGCGTTGGGGTCGGGAATGCGCTGGCGCTGCCCGGCGTCGGCGAAGGCACTGAAGGCGGCGAATTCGTTGCGCCGGCCCTCGCGCACCGCTTCGGCCAACTGGCCCTGGTGGCTGGTGAAGAACAGGAATGGTTCCTGGGCGGCCACTTCGTCGCCCATGAACAGCAGCGGAATCATCGGTGACAGCAGCAACAGCACCGTGGCCGCGTGCAGGGCCTGGGTCGGCGCCAGTTGGTTGAGGCGTTCGCCAAAGGCCCGGTTGCCGATCTGGTCATGGTTCTGCAGAAACAGCACAAAGGCGCTGGGCGGCAGGTGCCCGCTGGGTTCGCCGCGGGCCTCGCCATGGCGGTTGGCATGGCCCTGGAAGGCGAAACCCTGGCTCAGGCAGCGGGCCAGTTGCTCAGTGGGCTGCTCGGCGAAGTCGGCGTAGTAGGCGTCGGTTTCGCCGGTCAGCAGCACATGCAGGGCGTTGTGGCCGTCGTCGTTCCACTGTGCGTCGAAGCCTTGTTGCAGCAGGCTGGCCTGATTGAACTCGTTCTCCAGGTTGAGCCACACATGGCGATCGGGTGGCACTGCCTGGCGGACCCGCTGCGCCAGTTGCCGCAGGAAATCCGGATCGTCGATGGCGTGCACCGCGTCCAGGCGCAGGCCGTCGAAACGGTACTCCAGCAGCCACATCAGGGCGTTGTCGATAAAGAACTCGCTGACCTGCGGGCGGCGAAAGTCGATGGCGGCGCCCCAGGGGGTGTGCAGGTCCTGGCGAAAGAAGCCCTGGGCGTACTCCTGCAAGTAGTTGCCGTCGGGGCCGAAGTGGTTGTAGACCACATCGAGGATCACTGCCAGGCCCAGGCCATGGGCGGTATCGATCAGCGCGCGCAGCTCGTCGGGCGAACCATAGGAGGCTTCCGGGGCGTAGGGCAGCACGCCGTCGTAGCCCCAGTTGCGTTCGCCGGGAAACTCCGCCAGGGGCATCAGCTCGATGGCGGTCACCCCCAGTTCCACCAGGGCCGGCAGGGCTTGCTGCACCGCCTGATAGCCGCCCATGACCCCCACGTGGAGTTCGTAGATCACCGCCTCGTGCCAGGGCCGGCCGCGCCACTGCGGGTGCTGCCATTGATAGCGCTCGGGGTCCACCACCAGGCTTGGCCCGTGGACATCACCGAGCTGGGCCCGGGACGCCGGGTCGGGGACCTGGATCCGCTCGTCGATATTGAAACGGTAAGCGCTGCCCGCGGGGCAGCGCGCCTGGGTCATGAACCAGCCTTCGGGCTGGGGCTGCATGGGCAGCGACTGGCCGTCCGCCAGTTCGACGCTGACGCAGCGCGCATCCGGCGCCCACAGGGCGAACCGGGTGTGCTCGGCATCCAGCAGCCGCGCGCCATGAGTCCAGGTGTGCAGCGTGCTTGGGGGCATCGGTCCTTGCCTCTTACTGTCGGGCGGCCTGTCCCAGGGCCTTGGCCACCAGTTGCTCGTAGAGTTCGGCGTAGGGTTCCACCGCCTTGCACCAGTTGAAGGGCGCGGCCATGGCCCGGCAGCGCATGGCATTGAGCAGCGCCGGGTAGGCGAACACCTTGAAGGCCCGGGTCAGGGCTTCCTGGTAGCTGGCCACGGTGGATTCGTCGAAGAGGAAACCGGTGACGCCGTTCTCGATGGTGTCCGCCAGGCCGCCGGTGTTGCGCGCCACCGGCAGCGAGCCGAAGCGCTGGGCATACATCTGGCTCAGGCCGCAGGGCTCGTAGCGCGAGGGCATGAGCAGGAAATCGCTGCCGGCGAACATGCGCCGGGCGTCGGTCTCGTTGAAGCCGATGTGCACCCCGATGCGGCCGGGGAAGCGCCGGGCCAGGGCGCGCATGGACTGTTCTTCCTCCGGCTCGCCGCGGCCGATGATGGCGATCTGACCGCCGGACTGCACGATGAACTCGGCCACCGCTTCGGTCAGGTCCAGGCCTTTCTGGTAGACCAGCCGCGAGACCACGGCAAACAGCGGGCCGCTGGAGGCGTCAAGGCCGAACATCTGCCGCACATGGGCGGCGTTGGCTGCCTTGCCGTCCCAGTCGCCGATGCTGAAAGGCGTGAGCAGGTGGGCGTCGGTGGCGGCGTCCCAGCTTTCATCGATGCCGTTGGGGATGCCGCTGAGCAGGCCCTGTTGGGTCTTGCTGGCGAGGAAGCCGTCAAGCCCGCAACCGAAGGCCGGGGTGGTGATTTCCTGGGCATAGGTGGCGCTCACCGTGGTGATGTGGCTGGCGTAGGCCATGCCGGCCTTGAGGAACGACAGCTTGCCGTAGAACTCCATGCCTTCCTGTTGCAGGGCATGCTCGGGGATGCCCAGTTCCGGGCACGAGGCCAGGCTGACCACGCCCTGATAGGCCAGGTTATGAATGGTGAACAGGGTCGGCGTGCGTTGCCCGCGCCAGTGCATGTAGGCCGGCGCCAGCCCGGCGGGCCAGTCATGGGCGTGCACCAGGTCGGGGCACCAGTGGATCTGCGCCAGGTTGGCCGCGATGTCGGCGGCGGCCAGCCCCAGGCGGGCGAAGCGGATATGGTTGTCCGGCCAGTCGCGGCCGTTGTTGGCGCCGTAGGGCGTGCCTTCGCGCTCGTAGAGTTCCGGGCAGATCAGCACGTAGATCACCAGGCCGTCGGGCATGTCCATGCGCCCGATCTTGCAGGCCGGCAGTGCCGCGTGGCCACCCAGCTCCCCGATGATGTGGATCGGGTTTTCGCTATGCAGCACCTGGGGGTAGCCGGGGATCAGTACCCGCACATCGTGCAGGTGGGCCATGGCCCTGGGCAGGGCGGCAGAGACGTCGCCCAGGCCGCCGGTCTTCACCAGGTCGGCGATTTCCGAAGTGACGAACAGCACTCGCTTGCGGTTGGGATTGGGCCGCGCCAGCGGCAGCACCGTCTTGTTCCCAGG
The DNA window shown above is from Pseudomonas protegens CHA0 and carries:
- a CDS encoding malto-oligosyltrehalose synthase; translated protein: MSPPATPMPRATLRLQFHQGFTLDHALPLVPYFAGLGLSHLYASPLLCARAGSMHGYDVVDPTRVNPELGGEAALVRLVDALRQHGMGLILDIVSNHMAVGGNDNPWWLDLLQWGRLSPYGEFFDIQWHSPDPLMEGQLLLPFLGSDYGQALQEGSLQLQLDDDRCGFHVRHYEHCFPICPADFGELLRLAGPPDAAQALKPLADSFAALRFSGDAHAQAQPLQQALGQLLQQPALHQAVTAHLQGYDSRHDEGFQRLHHLLEQQSYRLASWRTAADDINWRRFFDVNELGGLRVERPAVFEATHGKIFELIQRGLVDGLRIDHIDGLADPRSYCRKLRRRIDRLRPGQHLPIYVEKILGAGETLHRDWGVDGSTGYEFMNQLSLLQQAPAGQPVLAELWSRHSQRPAAFAEEALLARQQILNGSLASDFESVAQALLQVARLDLMSRDLTLGAIRRALQELIVHFPVYRTYISACGRGQQDQQLFQQALDGARQSLGEADRPVLDCLERWLGGQGWRQQPPGRGRKLLRHACVRFQQLTSPAAAKAVEDTAFYRSAVLLARNDVGFNSEQFSAPITAFHTACQQRLASFPDNLLTSATHDHKRGEDSRARLAVLSERAPWYAAQVEHWRTLAAPLRQQADAPSAGDELILYQTLLGSWPLELAAEDQAALQGYGQRIWQWQLKALREAKLQSSWAAPNAEYEEAVQAFVQALLLAPQGLALRQSIAAAARAIAPAGALNSLAQTLLRMTVPGVPDLYQGNEFWDFSLVDPDNRRPVDYPARQAALERSGEPRQWLAQWHDGRIKQALIARTLNLRGQYPELFRRGRYQPLPVLGQHAGRVLAFMREHGAQRAVVIVPVQVAGLLGDRAMPLIEGPLWGDTRVQLPFDASGQKLNGLFSTVAVTPHRELMLSAALQDFALNLLIQP
- the treZ gene encoding malto-oligosyltrehalose trehalohydrolase; translation: MPPSTLHTWTHGARLLDAEHTRFALWAPDARCVSVELADGQSLPMQPQPEGWFMTQARCPAGSAYRFNIDERIQVPDPASRAQLGDVHGPSLVVDPERYQWQHPQWRGRPWHEAVIYELHVGVMGGYQAVQQALPALVELGVTAIELMPLAEFPGERNWGYDGVLPYAPEASYGSPDELRALIDTAHGLGLAVILDVVYNHFGPDGNYLQEYAQGFFRQDLHTPWGAAIDFRRPQVSEFFIDNALMWLLEYRFDGLRLDAVHAIDDPDFLRQLAQRVRQAVPPDRHVWLNLENEFNQASLLQQGFDAQWNDDGHNALHVLLTGETDAYYADFAEQPTEQLARCLSQGFAFQGHANRHGEARGEPSGHLPPSAFVLFLQNHDQIGNRAFGERLNQLAPTQALHAATVLLLLSPMIPLLFMGDEVAAQEPFLFFTSHQGQLAEAVREGRRNEFAAFSAFADAGQRQRIPDPNAASTFQASRPRAQSRQAEATRELYRSLLQIRRRELVPRLPGARALGCQVLAEGALSARWRLGDGSLLRIDLNLGPHQVELAAEAAPQLCFEYPPHTLKHWCQGQLPAYSVLVLLAPTSSPTDPDGECL
- the malQ gene encoding 4-alpha-glucanotransferase, giving the protein MSDAQLELLASRAGLAVDWIDANGRAQKVEDRVLRAVLAGLGHPAEDPQQVEQSLLQLQGVQQSRHLPPLLTADHGQSLDLARYFPPHTACVLRLEDGSPLHLDLDAESRLPGSIPVGYHAVSIDDEHFVLAVAPERCFSVADAVHQPTPRAWGLSVQLYALRRPGDGGFGDTQALEELARQAAERGADALAISPLHAMFSSDPLRYSPYSPSSRLFLNSLYAAPGAILGDRAWRTAIEACGLGEQLQDLEQLPLIDWPLAAQAKLQALRALYEGFCQGEHPLHEDFASYRRAAGEALENHCRFEAIQAQRAARGEDLDWRHWPPQWRDPASPALAHFADEQAHEIGFHAFCQWLIARSLERAQSAARSGGMGIGLIADLAVGADGGGSQAWSRQEQLLANLTVGAPPDILNRQGQSWGISAFSPEGLQRHGFRAFIEMLRANFAHAGGLRIDHVMGLQRLWVIPLGAPPSDGAYLYYPVDDLLRLLTLESHRHQAIVLGEDLGTVPDGLREKLAARAMLGMRVLLFEQDHGCHFKPILDWPDNALATTSTHDLPTLNGWWHGRDIDWNQRLGLVDEAAARHWREHRQHERNGLRHALAQDPQNFREESHEADQVVDASVRFLGHTRAPLVLLPLEDALGIDEQANLPGTLDSHPNWRRRLATASRRLLDDSDAARRLELLACARQQALERDR
- a CDS encoding DUF2934 domain-containing protein, giving the protein MSTDDKRIREFAYQIWESEGKPEGQEARHWDMARKLAEAEALAPSTPPKAGKAKPATGKPAAKSAAKPKAKSAAAVVVPPGEKPAAAKKPRAPRKPPAN
- the glgA gene encoding glycogen synthase GlgA; the encoded protein is MISAVLDTQGDHPQQQAGDRAAPSVPVPGNKTVLPLARPNPNRKRVLFVTSEIADLVKTGGLGDVSAALPRAMAHLHDVRVLIPGYPQVLHSENPIHIIGELGGHAALPACKIGRMDMPDGLVIYVLICPELYEREGTPYGANNGRDWPDNHIRFARLGLAAADIAANLAQIHWCPDLVHAHDWPAGLAPAYMHWRGQRTPTLFTIHNLAYQGVVSLASCPELGIPEHALQQEGMEFYGKLSFLKAGMAYASHITTVSATYAQEITTPAFGCGLDGFLASKTQQGLLSGIPNGIDESWDAATDAHLLTPFSIGDWDGKAANAAHVRQMFGLDASSGPLFAVVSRLVYQKGLDLTEAVAEFIVQSGGQIAIIGRGEPEEEQSMRALARRFPGRIGVHIGFNETDARRMFAGSDFLLMPSRYEPCGLSQMYAQRFGSLPVARNTGGLADTIENGVTGFLFDESTVASYQEALTRAFKVFAYPALLNAMRCRAMAAPFNWCKAVEPYAELYEQLVAKALGQAARQ